The genomic segment GTTTTTCGCGCTTGCCCATTCTTCCTGCCCGATGCCGAAATCCAGACGGTTGAGTCCCAGCGCGCCTTTCATATGCGCCGTTTTCACGCCGTTTTCCCCGGTTTCGATATCGAGTGTAAAAGGCAGGGAGACGGGCAGACTTACGCCCCGGATGCTTAAATTTCCCACCGCGATATAGCGGTTTCCTTGCGCTTTTTCGATGACAATAGTTTCAAACTGGGCCTGCGGGTGGTTTTCGACATCAAACCAGTCTGCCGAGACAATCTGTTCGTCCCGTTCGTCATTTTGGGTTGCGGCAGAGCTCATATCAATACGGACAAATGCTTTGCTGCTTTCCAGATTGTCGGGGTCGAAAATAATATTTCCTTCAAACTTCTGAAAACGCCCGGTAAAGGAAACGCCGTTCATGGCGGTTTCGAATTCCAGCGCACTTTTTTCAGGCACAATCGCCCAGCCATGCTTTCCGATGGCGCTGAAATCGATCTGGGAAGCTTGCTTTTCTGCGCTTTGCGGCATTTGTCCGGAAGCTTCCTTTTTTTCATTTTCTTCCTTTTCTGTCAGGAGGTATCCAACTCCCCCAAAGAAAAGGATGGTAAGTGCAAACAGGATCAGCGCAGATACCGGGGATTTTGAAAACATCATACGTGCCATTGTTGTGTCTTTGTCCAAAGCGAAATGCTTGAAGGCGCCCGCAACATGAAGGGCCAGAGCCGCAAGTAACCCAAAGGCGAAAATTTCATGCGCTTCCTTCATAATTTTGGAAATGGCCTTGTCTTTTTCTATGAGGGCAGGGATCTCCAGACCGAAGAAAGCGACCGGATGCCCTCCGGCATTGGACATGAGAACGCCTGAAAGCGGTAACCCGAGCATCAGGAGGTAAAGCGCAAATTGAACGACTTTAGCGAGCAGGTGTTCCCAATGCGCCTGCGTTTTCAGCGCATCCGGCGCCGGGCTGATAAAGCGCGACACCAACCGGCAAATGACAAGAATCAGGACAACAAGACCGAAAGATTTGTGCAGGCCGTAGACCTGGAATTTTTCAGGACTGGCGGGCATTTCATCCATAAACAAGCCCACCAGCACCAGGCTGAAAATTACCAGCGCCGTTGCCCAGTGAAGCGCTTTGGAGACGGCGCTGTATTCTTCTTTTTTTGTATTTTCAAAATTCATTCGTTTACCACATTTCCGTCCTGACGGATTCCCTCAACTTCCAGATGAATATTTACATCATCTCCGATCATGGGCAAACCGTATTCCATCCCGAAATCAGACCGTTTTATGTTTGTCACGGCCGAAAATCCTGCCACGTATTTTCCGCTAAAGGGATGTTTTCCGGCTTTGTTAAAAACCGTATCCAGTGTGACGGGTTTTGTCACGCCCAGAAGAGTCAGCTCCCCATTGATTTTTGCCGTTTTATCACCCGTAATTTCGATAGTTGTTCCCTTAAAAACCATGTCTGGAAATTTTTCGACATCAAAAAAATCCTTGCTTTTCAGGTGGGTGTCCCATGCTTCATCGTCCATATCAATGCCGGATGTCCGGATGGTGACTTCTACCTTCGATTTTTCCGGTTCTTCGCGGTTAAACTCTATAAAACCGTCATAATCGTGGAACTCTCCTTGTGAATTGGAAAATCCGAGGTGATTCACAAAAAACAGGATTTGTGTATGGGCTTTGTCGAAATCATAACGTTCAACGTCGGCGCGGGCCGGTGAAACGGAAAAGGCAAGGAGTAAAAAAGCCAGTGCAGCTATAAAAGGGCGTCTCATGAAAATTCCTTTGCTATTGTGTTCCTAATTCGTCAACGAGATCGGGTGGGTTTCATACATCCATAGTCCCGCATAAAGGCCCCCGGCAGCAACCATCCAGACAAAGAGTCCGTAGGGCCAGCGCAGACTTTTGTTTTCAAGCAGTTCGCGGGCACTGCGTCCGCGCAAAAACAGATGGATCATAAACAGTCCCCACGCAAAACCGCCAACAAATCCTATAACGCCATAGATATAGACCATCATCCAGTTCTTCTATAGTCTCGCCAAGGTAGAGAATAGGAGATTAACACATTCATGCCATTAATCCATATACTCATTCTGGCTCTAGTTCAGGGGATTACGGAATTTCTTCCGGTCAGCTCCAGCGGGCATCTGGTGTTGCTCCATTCTTTTTGGGAGGGGGGGGCTGTCGATTTGTGCTGGGAACAAAACCGGACCCTTGATATTGGCCTCCATGTCGGCACATTGCTTTCTGTCCTGCTTTATTACCGCCGGGATGTTGTGGCTATGATAGGCGGTCTTAAAAGTCCGAAATCGGACGGAGGGCAACTCCTGAAATATGTTTTTCTGGCGTCACTTCCGGCTGTGCTGGCCGGATTTATGCTGCACAAAATGCAGCCGTCCCTGCTGTGCCTGATAGAAGTTATGGCCTGGATGATGCTGGTTTTCGGGATAGTTTTATGGATTGCCGACCGCTATTTCACGGGGAACAAAGAGCTTTCGGCGATGGGCGTGCGTGACGCTTTTCTGATCGGACTGGCCCAGACCCTGGCTCTCGTGCCGGGGACCAGCCGCTCCGGCATTACCATGACGGCCGGATTGTTTCTCGGGTTCTCCCGCACCGAATCTGCCCGCTTCTCCCTTTTGCTTGCCATTGTGGCCATTAGCGGCGCCGGCACGCTGGGCGCTCTGGATCTTTGGGTTTCAGGGGACCTCGAGCTTGGCATGGATGTGCTGATTGCCGTTATCCTGTCCTTTTTGGTGGGGTGGGGGGCGATTGCGCTGATGATAAAATGGCTTGAAAAAGCAACCTTTACCCCCTTTGCTGTTTACCGTCTTATCTTTGGAACCGCCCTTTTGGGGCTGGTTTATTCCGGCGTGCTTTGAGCCAGAATAATTTTTGTATCGCCGTAGGTTTTTTCCTGCAAAACCGTCAGGCCGCAAATATCCGGGTTTTCTTTTGCGCCCATCTCCAGCAGAAAAAGGCTTTTGTCTTCTATCCAGCCGTCTTGCAGCAATCTCTGGATCGTCCTGAAAAGAAGGTCTTTCCCGTAAGGGGGGTCGAGAAAAACCAGATCTATCCGGCCTGTCTCCTGCGGTTTTTTTGATGGTTTTGTTGCATCTTGCAAAGATATTTTGCTGCATTCTTCCAATTGCAAAAGTGCAACATTTTCTCTGCAAAGAGCTACAGATGCAGGGCTGGTGTCCCAGAAATGGCAAAAATCCGCTCCTTGTGACAAGGCTTCCAGCCCGAGGGCCCCGCTTCCGCAGAACGCGTCCAGAACACGGGCACCCGCCACACCGCCGCGGGCATTCAGCATATTGAAAATGGCCTGCCGGACTTTATCGCTTGTAGGCCGGATATCCCGGCCTTTAGGCGGCTTTAAAGACCGCCCGCGGAGATGTCCGCCTGAAATTTTCATCATTTAAAGACCCCGGGTATCTGGTCTTTCAGAACCTTTTGTTTGACTTCCAGCACGGCGCCTTTGGGGAGTTTTCCGAGGTGAAAGGGGCCGTAGGATATACGAATCAGGCGGTTTACCTTTAGATTCAGGGCTTCCATGACATTGCGGATTTCACGGTTTTTTCCTTCTTTGAGACTCATGGTCATCCAGGCGTTGTCTCCCTGCTGTTTTTCAAGCTCCGCTTCTATCGGGCCGTATTGAATATTGCCGACTTTCAGGCCGTTTTTCAGCTTGTCCAGCCGGTCCTGCGTAATACGGCCATGCGCCCGCACGCGGTAGCAACGCGTCCAGCCCGTTGCCGGAAGTTCCAGATGCCGCGCCAGTTCCCCGTTATTGGTGAGCAGCAAAAGCCCTTCGGTATTCATATCCAGCCGTCCCACGCTCATGACGCGGGGCAGGTCTTTGGGCAATTTGTCAAAGATCGTATCGCGGCCTTTTTCATCCCTGTTTGTGCTTACGAGCCCTGCGGGCTTGTGGTAGAGGAACAGGCGCGTTTTTTCTTTTCCGGGCAGGGCTTTCCCGTCGACAAGGATCTTGTCTTCGCCTGTAACCGTTTGTGCGGGGGTGTCCAGGATTTTGCCGTTCAGACTGACACGTCCCTCGCCAACCCAGCGTTCGGCTTCCCTGCGGGAACAAAGTCCTGCCCTTGCTATAACTTTGGCTATTCTCTCGCCTTTGCTTTTATTCTCGTTTTCCATTATCTAACCTCTATGGAAGACGACCATATCTATATGCAGGCTGCGATGGAAGAGGCTAAAAAGGCACGTCTCAGAGACGAGGTGCCCATCGGGGCCGTTTTGGTCGATTCGCTGAGCGGTGAAATTGTAACAAGAGACGGAAACCGGACAATTGAACGGGCCGATCCCACGGCGCATGCCGAAATTCTGGTTATCCGGGAGGAATGTAAAAAACGCGGTGTTCAACGCATTCCAGAATGTGACCTCTATGTCACATTAGAGCCTTGTGCAATGTGTGCAGCGGCGATCTCTTTTGCCCGCATCCGAAGACTGGTTTACGGTGCGTCCGACCCGAAAGGCGGCGCGATCGAGCACGGTCCCCGTTTTTTCGGGCAACCGACCTGTCATCATAAAATCGAAATTGCTGCAGGCGTTCATGCCGGCCCGAGCGGGCAAATTCTGAAAGATTTTTTCGCGTCAAAGCGTTAGGCCGCTTTTCCCTTTTCTGCGGCGACCGCCCGCCAGCCGATATCGTGCCTGTAAAACCCTTCGGGCCAGTCAATCCTTTTTATGGCTTCATAAGCCTGTTTTTGGGCCTCCTCGATCGTCTCGCCACTGGCGACAATATTCAAAACGCGTCCCCCGGTGTTGACAATATCTCCCGCCTCATTCCGGACGGTGCCCGCATGGAACACTTTGACCCGTTCCATGATGTTGACTTTTTCTGCACCCTTGATAACCGTATTTTTGATATAATCTCCGGGGTATCCGTTCGCGGCCATCACAACACAAAGGGCCTTCATGGAAGACCATTCAATTTTGTCTTCATACTCTGCCAGTTTTCCTTGTGCGGCAGCATAAAGGACATCCAGAAGATCGTTGTAAAGCCGTACCATCAGGGCCTGTGTTTCGGGGTCGCCAAAACGCGCGTTATATTCAATCAGTTTTGGCTCTCCTTCCACGATCATTAACCCCGCATATAAAACACCTGTGTAGGGGCGGCCTTCTTTTTTCATCCCCTCCACGGTTGGTAGAATAATGCGCTCCATTATTTTCTGATGCAGCTCGCGTGTCATAAGATGCGCCGGGGAGTAAGCTCCCATTCCGCCCGTGTTCGGCCCGGTATCCCCGTCGCCAACACGCTTATGATCTTGCGCGGAGCCAAAGGGCAGGACCGTTTCTCCGTCTGTCAGCGCAAAAAAACTGAGTTCCTCCCCTTCCAGAAATTCTTCAATGACAACTTCATGCCCGGCCTGCCCGAAAGAATTTCCGGAAAGCATGTCTTCCGCAGCTTTTTCGGCCTCCTCATGCGTTTGTGCAATAATGACGCCCTTGCCGGCCGCCAGCCCGTCGGCTTTTACAACAACAGGCGCTTTTTGCGCCCGGATGAAGTTTTTCGCTTCTTCAATATCTGTGAAACGCCCATAGGCCGCCGTAGGGATATCATATTTTTTACATAAATCTTTCATAAAACCTTTGGAGCCTTCAAGAATGGCGGCATCTCTGGAGGGTCCGAAGACGGGAATGCCCATCCCGCGGATGGGGTCGGCCAGTCCCGCAACCAGTGGCTGCTCTGGTCCTATCACAACGAAATCGATCTTTTTATCTTTCACGAAGGCCACGATGGAGTTGATATCTTCGGCACCGATTCCCGTACATTTGGCGTATCTGCATATTCCGGCATTGCCCGGTGCACAATAAAGCGTTTCACATTTTTCCGATTGCGCCAGCCGCCAGGCCAGCGCGTCTTCCCGGCCACCACCGCCTACCAATAAAACCTTCATTTTTTGTTCCTCACAGGGTTGAAGGGACACATTATAGTTTTTATTCTTTTAGCATGACAAGAGAGGTATTTCCACCCGCAGCGGTTGTGTTCACGCTGACAACTTTTTCGTTCGCAAAGCGCTGGAGATAATTCGGGCCGCCCGCTTTCGGGCCTGTGCCGGATAAACCGCGCCCGCCAAAGGGTTGCACGCCCACTACGGCCCCGATGATGGAACGGTTGATATAGATGTTTCCGGCATTGATACGCTGGGCCAGATTTTTTGAAAACGAATCAATGCGGCTATGCACGCCGAAGGTAAGGCCGTATCCGCTTGCATTAATCTCTTCAATAACATCGTCCATTTTTTCTGCGGAATAACGGATGACATGAAGAACGGGGCCGAAAATTTCACGTTTTAAGACGTTCAGGGAAGGTATTTCATAGGCAATGGGTGAAAAATAAGATCCCTGTTTCTTCAAAACCGGGTCCAGCGGCACTTCCGCAATTTTTTTCCCGAATCCTTCAAGCGCGGTTTTGTGTTTTTGCAGGACGGCCAATGCCTGCTCGTCAATGACCGGGCCGATATCCGTGTTGATTTCCCGCGGGTCGCCAACACGCAAATGCGCCATTGCGCCTTGCAGCATGTGAATGGTTTTATCAGCCACTTCTTCCTGCACATAAAGAACGCGGCAGGCGGAGCAGCGCTGGCCTGCCGAACCGAAGGCGCTTAATACCACATCGTCCACGACCTGCTCTGTAAGGGCCGAGCTATCCATTATCATGGCATTTTGCCCGCCCGTTTCGGCGATCAGGGGCACAATAGGGCCCTTTTTGGCTGCCAGCGCAGTATTGATTTTCCAGGCCGTTTCTGTCGAGCCGGTAAAAGCAACGCCGGCTGTTTCCGGGTGATCTACCAGCGCCGCACCGGGGCGCCAGTCACCGAGTAGCAGTGTAAGAGCCTGTTTTGGCAGTCCGGATGCCAGCATGAGTTCGCACGTGCGCATCGCAATTACGGATGTTTGTTCCGCAGGTTTGGCAATAACCGCATTGCCCGCCATGAGGGCGGCGGCAATCTGGCCCGTAAAAATTGCCAGCGGAAAGTTCCATGGGCTGATACAGACAAAAATTCCGCGGGAACAAAAAGAATAAACGTTATTCTCCCCTGTCGGGCCTTGTAATGTGGTGCCGTCTTCCTTGAACAGGGCGCGGCCTTGCTGCGCATAATAACGACAGAAATCTACGGCTTCACGCACCTCTGCCAACGCATCCGGAATTGTTTTTCCGGCTTCTTCAACGCATAGCACCATCAATTCCGCCCGGTTTTCTTCCAGCGCATTTGCAATTTTCTCAAGAATTCGGGCGCGTTCCTCCGCCCGCGTCTGGGACCAGACCTGATGTCCTGTCTTTGCCGCCTTGAAGGCATCTACAATCCTGTCCTCGTCCGCGTAATGAATATGTCCCAGCATCCTGTCCCGGTCGGCGGGGGAAAAGACTCTGTTTCTAACGCCTTTCTGGTGCGCTTTTCCTGTGATCATCGGCGCCGCCACATAATTGGGGGAGAGGTTTCTTGTGCGCATGTTTTGCAGCAATTCTTCCAGAATGTCGGCACTCGACAGGTCTAACCCTCTGGAGCCCTTGCGCTTCTGCCCGTAAATATTTTCAGGAAGAGGAATTTTGGGATGACTTTTGGGCTCATTTTGTTGCGCCTTCTGAACCGGATCGGCCGCCAGTGCCGAAGGCGTCGTATTGGCATCAAAGACCCTGTTTACGAAAGAGGAATTTGCGCCGTTTTCAAGCAGGCGCCGTACCAGATAGGGTAGCAGTTCTTCATATACGCCCACCGGGGCATATACACGAACCGGGATTTGTGTCTTTCCCAGAACGTCTGCATAAAGCGCGTTCCCCATCCCAAAGAGTTTCTGGAATTCGAACCCGTCTTTTTTGTCCCCCGCCATATCAAGGATTGCTGCGACGCTGTAGGCATTATGCGTACCGAACATCGGATAGACATACTTCCTGTTTTGCAGCAATTTTTGTGCACAAACCAGATAGGACAGGTCCGTATTGGATTTGCGCGTATAGACGGGGTAATCGGGCAAAGATTCAACCTGTGCCCGCTTGATCTCGCTGTCCCAGTAAGCGCCCTTGACCAGCCGGACCTGCAGCTTTCGTTCATACGTTCGCCCAAGCCCCAGAATATGATCCAGTGTTGAAACGGCGGTTTTTTGATAGGCGGCAAGTGCAAGCCCGAAGCCCTCCCAGCCTTTCAGCTCAGGAGCGGCGCAAACGGTTTCAATGATTTTCAGCGATATTTCAAGGCGTTCATACTCTTCGGCATCTACCGTTAAAGGAATATCTTGTGCGGCGGCTACTTCACAAAGCTGCAGCAATTTTTTTGAAATTTCGGGGATGCAGATATCGCTTTGTGCAAATTCATAGCGTGGATGAAGTGCGGAAAGTTTTACGGAGATTGTGCTCTTTTTGGCCGATTTTCCGGCCTTTTCTATCGCATCGAGGTAGTTTTCAAAATATTTTTTTGCATCCTCGGATGTACGCGCGCCCTCGCCGAGCATATCGTAAGAGATATGGTAGCCCTCTTTTTCCAGAACCTGTGCATTCGTGATTGCGCTATTTATGTTCTCTCCCAGAACAAACTGACTCCCCAGCAGGTTCATAGCCTGCATGACGGCCTGCTGGATGAGAGGTTCTCCCAGTTTTGAAAAGAGGCTGTTCATGGTGCCGCTGCTCATGGATAGCCCCAGTCCAGCGGCCTGTGTCATCCAGTCGCTGTTCTGCCCTTTTTTCTGAATAGTCTTAAGCCAGTTCGTTCCTGCCACTTTATCGCGGATCAGCGCCTTGGCCGTTGGTCCGTCCGGAACACGAAGGAACGCTTCCGCCAGACACATCAAGGCAAGGCCCTCATTTGTATTCAGGGAATATTGTTGAAAGAAGGATTCGATGCTTCCGGTTTTCTGAGGGGTTTTTCGGATGGTTTCGATCAGTCTTATCGCCTCGTCCCGCACGCGTAAAGCGCGCGCATCGCGCCAGTCCAGGGCGGAAAGAAGATCGTGAACGCACTGATCCTCGGATGGAAAAAGAGAGGGAGAGATCTGTTTGTGCATATTCCAAGCCCTTATCTTCAAATATCTGCTCTTATTGCCATCCGTAAGAAACCTTAAAAGACCGGCGACGTGCCTGATGATTGTTCAGGATGACACAAGCATTCAGATTCTATACCATTCTTTCCCATGGCAACAGAGACAACAACAGACTTGTTTTCGGATTCCGGAAAAACAAATATTCCGGAAATGGGAGTTGGAGAGCTTGCTCTTTCCCTGAAAAAAACGCTGGAGGAAACCTTTGGGCGGGTGCGGGTGCGGGGAGAGCTTTCGGGCCTGAAACTGGCCGCGTCCGGCCATCTTTACGGCGATATCAAAGACGAAGAGGCTGTGATTAATATCGTATGCTGGCGGGGAAGCGTCTCCCGCCTGTCTGTGAAGCCGGAAGACGGGCTGGAGGTTGTTATTACGGGAAAGGTTTCCAGTTATCCAAAATCTTCGCGCTATCAGATCATCGTAGATTCAATGGAGCTTGCCGGAGAAGGCGCACTTCTCAAAATGCTGGAAGACCGGAAGAAAAAACTGGCTGCCGAGGGCCTTTTTGATGCTGCGCGTAAAAAGCCTCTGCCTTTTTTGCCGGAAACCATCGGTGTGGTGACCTCTCCCACGGGCGCGGTCATCCGTGATATTATCCACCGTATTGAAGACCGCTTTCCCCGCCCGGTTTTGCTCTGGCCTGCTGCCGTGCAAGGGGAGAAAGCGGCGGCTGAAATTGCAGCCGCAATCCGTGGTTTTAATGCATTGCCGGTGCCGCCGGATATCCTGATTGTGGCGCGGGGCGGCGGTTCTCTCGAAGATCTCATGGCTTTTAACGAGGAAGAGGTGGTCCGCGCGGTGGCTGAAAGTGATATTCCCGTGATTTCCGCCGTGGGCCATGAAACGGATACCACGTTGATTGATTATGCGGCGGATCTCCGGGCTCCCACGCCCACGGGCGCTGCAGAAATGGCGGTGCCGGTCCGCATTGATCTGATGGCGCAGGTAAGGGAAGATCAGGGAAAAATGATCCGTGCGATGCAGCGCCATCTCTCTGATCTTAAAAATATTCTGGAGACAGGCGCCGTAAGACTTGGCGATCCGCAGCGTTTGCTGGAGATTAAAATCCAAAATCTTGATTTCCTGTCCGGCAATTTACAAAGCCGTTTTGAAAAAATCCTGCAACAAAGGAAAAGTAACCTGAAGGAAACGGCGGCAAAACTTTTACATCCACGCGCGCGTCTTGAAGGAATGGGTAAAATCTTGATGCTGCATACAGAGGCTTTGTACCGTTCGCGGGGCGCTCTTTTGAAAGAGCCTCAAAGCCATCTTGATCAGGCAGCGCGTATGCTGGAAAGTCTCTCTTTTAAACGGGTTTTAGAGCGCGGATTTACCGTTTTGCGCGATTCAAACGGCGCTCTTGTTACCAGGGCGGATCAAACGAGGGAAGGCATGGGAGGCGAAATAGAGTTTTCCGGGGGCGAAAAAGTTGGTATTACACTCGGAAAACGGCTAAAACCTTAGGAAAATAAACATTTTTACGATACAATGAATCATGCGCGTACCGTTAAAGAAATTACTGGACCATCTGGGCGTAGGCTATGAACTTCTGGCCTACGAGACTTGTCCATGGTCGGTTTACGATGAGGAAAAAGCCGTAACGTGTAGCGCCGAAGTCCGTATGGGACCGGATGAAGATGAACTGGAGATGGAAATCCAGACGATGTCCGACCTTCCAAAGGAGGGGGCCCTCCCTGTGGAACAGGTTTTCTGGGCTTTTGCCAAACCGGTTACGAACGATAAATGGGAAGTCACTTCCATGAAGATCAGGGGGGAAGAACAGGCGGGCAGTTTTCATGGGTGGGATGAAAAGGGATGTAATTTCTTTCATGCCTGCGTGCAAGACCTCAAGATGAATAAGTTTCCGGATATTGAGGACCTTCTCAATCGGGAAATGAAATCCGGCGGCCATTTCGGAGGCGGCGGACAGGGCGGCAGCAGCAAAGCGCCTAAAATCAAGCCGCAGGCACTGATGGGGCTGAAAGGCGGACGCGGTTTTTAGCGGTCTTTGCGGACTAGGTTGGCACAATCATCTGGGCAACAATGATACCGTATTCGTTTGCCACAGC from the Rhodospirillales bacterium genome contains:
- a CDS encoding exodeoxyribonuclease VII large subunit; amino-acid sequence: MATETTTDLFSDSGKTNIPEMGVGELALSLKKTLEETFGRVRVRGELSGLKLAASGHLYGDIKDEEAVINIVCWRGSVSRLSVKPEDGLEVVITGKVSSYPKSSRYQIIVDSMELAGEGALLKMLEDRKKKLAAEGLFDAARKKPLPFLPETIGVVTSPTGAVIRDIIHRIEDRFPRPVLLWPAAVQGEKAAAEIAAAIRGFNALPVPPDILIVARGGGSLEDLMAFNEEEVVRAVAESDIPVISAVGHETDTTLIDYAADLRAPTPTGAAEMAVPVRIDLMAQVREDQGKMIRAMQRHLSDLKNILETGAVRLGDPQRLLEIKIQNLDFLSGNLQSRFEKILQQRKSNLKETAAKLLHPRARLEGMGKILMLHTEALYRSRGALLKEPQSHLDQAARMLESLSFKRVLERGFTVLRDSNGALVTRADQTREGMGGEIEFSGGEKVGITLGKRLKP
- the rsmD gene encoding 16S rRNA (guanine(966)-N(2))-methyltransferase RsmD, whose amino-acid sequence is MMKISGGHLRGRSLKPPKGRDIRPTSDKVRQAIFNMLNARGGVAGARVLDAFCGSGALGLEALSQGADFCHFWDTSPASVALCRENVALLQLEECSKISLQDATKPSKKPQETGRIDLVFLDPPYGKDLLFRTIQRLLQDGWIEDKSLFLLEMGAKENPDICGLTVLQEKTYGDTKIILAQSTPE
- a CDS encoding YceI family protein; translation: MNFENTKKEEYSAVSKALHWATALVIFSLVLVGLFMDEMPASPEKFQVYGLHKSFGLVVLILVICRLVSRFISPAPDALKTQAHWEHLLAKVVQFALYLLMLGLPLSGVLMSNAGGHPVAFFGLEIPALIEKDKAISKIMKEAHEIFAFGLLAALALHVAGAFKHFALDKDTTMARMMFSKSPVSALILFALTILFFGGVGYLLTEKEENEKKEASGQMPQSAEKQASQIDFSAIGKHGWAIVPEKSALEFETAMNGVSFTGRFQKFEGNIIFDPDNLESSKAFVRIDMSSAATQNDERDEQIVSADWFDVENHPQAQFETIVIEKAQGNRYIAVGNLSIRGVSLPVSLPFTLDIETGENGVKTAHMKGALGLNRLDFGIGQEEWASAKNVDTSVRVHISLTALQP
- the purD gene encoding phosphoribosylamine--glycine ligase, with translation MKVLLVGGGGREDALAWRLAQSEKCETLYCAPGNAGICRYAKCTGIGAEDINSIVAFVKDKKIDFVVIGPEQPLVAGLADPIRGMGIPVFGPSRDAAILEGSKGFMKDLCKKYDIPTAAYGRFTDIEEAKNFIRAQKAPVVVKADGLAAGKGVIIAQTHEEAEKAAEDMLSGNSFGQAGHEVVIEEFLEGEELSFFALTDGETVLPFGSAQDHKRVGDGDTGPNTGGMGAYSPAHLMTRELHQKIMERIILPTVEGMKKEGRPYTGVLYAGLMIVEGEPKLIEYNARFGDPETQALMVRLYNDLLDVLYAAAQGKLAEYEDKIEWSSMKALCVVMAANGYPGDYIKNTVIKGAEKVNIMERVKVFHAGTVRNEAGDIVNTGGRVLNIVASGETIEEAQKQAYEAIKRIDWPEGFYRHDIGWRAVAAEKGKAA
- a CDS encoding rRNA pseudouridine synthase; protein product: MENENKSKGERIAKVIARAGLCSRREAERWVGEGRVSLNGKILDTPAQTVTGEDKILVDGKALPGKEKTRLFLYHKPAGLVSTNRDEKGRDTIFDKLPKDLPRVMSVGRLDMNTEGLLLLTNNGELARHLELPATGWTRCYRVRAHGRITQDRLDKLKNGLKVGNIQYGPIEAELEKQQGDNAWMTMSLKEGKNREIRNVMEALNLKVNRLIRISYGPFHLGKLPKGAVLEVKQKVLKDQIPGVFK
- the putA gene encoding bifunctional proline dehydrogenase/L-glutamate gamma-semialdehyde dehydrogenase PutA, with the translated sequence MHKQISPSLFPSEDQCVHDLLSALDWRDARALRVRDEAIRLIETIRKTPQKTGSIESFFQQYSLNTNEGLALMCLAEAFLRVPDGPTAKALIRDKVAGTNWLKTIQKKGQNSDWMTQAAGLGLSMSSGTMNSLFSKLGEPLIQQAVMQAMNLLGSQFVLGENINSAITNAQVLEKEGYHISYDMLGEGARTSEDAKKYFENYLDAIEKAGKSAKKSTISVKLSALHPRYEFAQSDICIPEISKKLLQLCEVAAAQDIPLTVDAEEYERLEISLKIIETVCAAPELKGWEGFGLALAAYQKTAVSTLDHILGLGRTYERKLQVRLVKGAYWDSEIKRAQVESLPDYPVYTRKSNTDLSYLVCAQKLLQNRKYVYPMFGTHNAYSVAAILDMAGDKKDGFEFQKLFGMGNALYADVLGKTQIPVRVYAPVGVYEELLPYLVRRLLENGANSSFVNRVFDANTTPSALAADPVQKAQQNEPKSHPKIPLPENIYGQKRKGSRGLDLSSADILEELLQNMRTRNLSPNYVAAPMITGKAHQKGVRNRVFSPADRDRMLGHIHYADEDRIVDAFKAAKTGHQVWSQTRAEERARILEKIANALEENRAELMVLCVEEAGKTIPDALAEVREAVDFCRYYAQQGRALFKEDGTTLQGPTGENNVYSFCSRGIFVCISPWNFPLAIFTGQIAAALMAGNAVIAKPAEQTSVIAMRTCELMLASGLPKQALTLLLGDWRPGAALVDHPETAGVAFTGSTETAWKINTALAAKKGPIVPLIAETGGQNAMIMDSSALTEQVVDDVVLSAFGSAGQRCSACRVLYVQEEVADKTIHMLQGAMAHLRVGDPREINTDIGPVIDEQALAVLQKHKTALEGFGKKIAEVPLDPVLKKQGSYFSPIAYEIPSLNVLKREIFGPVLHVIRYSAEKMDDVIEEINASGYGLTFGVHSRIDSFSKNLAQRINAGNIYINRSIIGAVVGVQPFGGRGLSGTGPKAGGPNYLQRFANEKVVSVNTTAAGGNTSLVMLKE
- a CDS encoding polyisoprenoid-binding protein, producing MRRPFIAALAFLLLAFSVSPARADVERYDFDKAHTQILFFVNHLGFSNSQGEFHDYDGFIEFNREEPEKSKVEVTIRTSGIDMDDEAWDTHLKSKDFFDVEKFPDMVFKGTTIEITGDKTAKINGELTLLGVTKPVTLDTVFNKAGKHPFSGKYVAGFSAVTNIKRSDFGMEYGLPMIGDDVNIHLEVEGIRQDGNVVNE
- a CDS encoding nucleoside deaminase: MEDDHIYMQAAMEEAKKARLRDEVPIGAVLVDSLSGEIVTRDGNRTIERADPTAHAEILVIREECKKRGVQRIPECDLYVTLEPCAMCAAAISFARIRRLVYGASDPKGGAIEHGPRFFGQPTCHHKIEIAAGVHAGPSGQILKDFFASKR
- a CDS encoding undecaprenyl-diphosphate phosphatase, which encodes MPLIHILILALVQGITEFLPVSSSGHLVLLHSFWEGGAVDLCWEQNRTLDIGLHVGTLLSVLLYYRRDVVAMIGGLKSPKSDGGQLLKYVFLASLPAVLAGFMLHKMQPSLLCLIEVMAWMMLVFGIVLWIADRYFTGNKELSAMGVRDAFLIGLAQTLALVPGTSRSGITMTAGLFLGFSRTESARFSLLLAIVAISGAGTLGALDLWVSGDLELGMDVLIAVILSFLVGWGAIALMIKWLEKATFTPFAVYRLIFGTALLGLVYSGVL